The following nucleotide sequence is from Pungitius pungitius chromosome 6, fPunPun2.1, whole genome shotgun sequence.
GTTGCTGTGGGACAGGAAAGCAGGACCAGTGAGCTCGCAGTTTGATAGCAGATGTCCCTCGAAACACGATGGAGCAGCAAATACTTACTTGAACACGGCGATCAGCAAGTTGACCAGAAGAATGTTTGCCACGAGGAGGTAACAGGCCATGATGGCAGGCGTGAGCCAGGCCCCGGGGATGCACGGAGGCAGTTTCTTACCGTCCTCGTCAAATAAATGATCACCGCATGGAGCTGCAGGGAACGAGGAGGTCATGCTATAGAAATCATTCCGAGCTGTCTGGCCAAACTGATTTGAAATGAATCCTTCGGTTTAAAGACTACTCACGGTTGATTTCCATCGCGTAGACTTGGAAAAACATTGAAAAGGCATGAGAATCAATAGATAaatcaatttgttttatttattgccCTTCTGTCAAGGTCAAGCGGCTGTCCGTGAAAGACCGGACTGGTTTTCTGACAAATGTTTCCCAAACTTCCAGTAATAAAAGATTTTAGATTTCTCCACGGGAATCTCTGTTTTAGTAGATTAAAACAAACAGGTTCAGAAACTTCCTCAGAAAacatatgttttatatttaatcatttcaacTTCACCCTGACAGAAGAAACACtggcaaaaaaaatgtttaaaggcAGATGATCATGAAAATTagataaaaatacatattcagctcctcctcctcaatgcAAAATGATTACAATGTATTGAACACTAATATAAAGACGccagcagagggagacaaagtaCGAGAGGGGTTTCACTGTAACTGTGTTATTCATAAACATCACGAAATATGACAGGAAAGGTACTGTAACACTGATCATCTGCCCAGAATCAGGAAACAGAATCTTACTATGAACTCGAGTCTTACGGTCTATCGAGTCCGCAAAAACCTCTCCGTAGATCATCCAGTAGGGCATGTAGAAAATGTTCCTGGCCAGCCGCCACGTCGGCTCCTCATCGGGGTGGAGGATGGCTTGCCGAGCCACCCCGAAGCTCATGAGCACTACCAGCATGATCACCACAAAGTACATCATATCTATCATCTGAAAGACGAGAAGTTTGGACTCGGTgtgaactgtgtttgtgttgcatgtCATGTGGTTTCTACATGATTTACAGTACAGTAAATGTTGTTACCATCTTCCCTATCATCATCACATAGGGTCCCAGGTATTTGTTGACTCCAAAGATGTCCAACACACGAATGTACCAGAAGATTATGTCTATGCAGTAGATGACTCTGCCGTAGCCCATGTAAGGCTCGTGCTGCAGACGGAGCATTAGGCCGAGGAGGAAGGTGCCAATGGCCGCCAGGTCTGTGATGTTCCAGTACTCTTCCAGCCACACACTTATCTTCTGTTTCAGCTTCCCCGGCTCGGACATCAGAATCTACACGTCAGGGTTTAACACAATATCTATAAGATCTACATGTATGTACGTGTATTACACAAAGGTATGTAATGACTTTTACCTGTCTGACTTTTTCTGATCCAAGTGTGAGGATGTATGCGATGACGGTCCATTCTTGTAAACATGGCAACCGCTCCATCTTTACCAGGATTATGTAGTTGTACAACATCAAATATCCCAGATAGCAAatctaaaacaacaaaaataccaTTGCGTTTAAGTCACTACACAAAAAATACCAAATAATTATTGATTACATGTGGGAAACTTACGGTGTTGAACCAGAATTTGGTGAATGGCGCATTATAAAACTCAAAGAATCTTTTGCCAATGGGGATTTTGCGGACATTAGTGCTGCCCTCCTCTTCGTCCCCCTTTCGGGAAGTTGCATCATTATTAGGGTCctatataacaataataatataatataatatatatctaaTAGTAATAATATCATAACAGCAAACTCTCAGTTTAAGCTCATACTTTTTGCCTTTGacaaaaaaaggtatttaaaTTACTTTGCTGGATTTTGTGTCGTCTTCCTTATCGGTTCCTTGTTCTTTGTTTTCAGCTGTACGATAAGAAGCACCCTCTTTGAGACGGAAATCCAACAGTAGGATCAGAGGAGGAAAGACAATTCCAAGAATAACCTTGAGGAGAAAATCGTTTTCATTAGACACAGTGAGTTTGTTAAATTATTCTCACTTCGTTATTACTGTGAGATATTTATTATGGATtcctgaaagaaaacattttgcgATGTCAACCTTGAGGCCGGGATTTTTGCCCATCCTTAAGCAGCCCATCCACATGTCAGTGAGCAACATCTGGCTGCAGGTGTGGGCAATGAAGTCACGTTGCTTAGCAGCCACAGCCAGCTTCAGACAGGTGGAGTTGCTCCAGTTGACCAGCTCATATGTTAGGAGTTTCATGGCGACCTGTTCGTCATGCTTGTAGGACTGGTCCAACAGCTCATAGGCAAGCTGACCAAATTCTCTACCAAAGGGAGGAAGCTAAATGAATCATTTATCTATTGCAATTGTACACTCAAAAAGGGTTAATGACAAAAGGGGATAAGAGATAATGCTATTCATGCCTTGTGAAAACTACAAGTGAAACACGTGTGAGAGATATAAAATGTTCTCACTTGGAGTTGTTCTCCAGGTCTTGGGAGATGTCATCCACCAATTCACTCTCAGAGCACTCATGTGCCATGGCTTTATACAGTTTACAGGCCACCAGGGCCTTCGCCATGGCTTCTTCTCCACGCTTCCACAGAAACAGTGCCATCTTCTGGCGCTTCATCAGCACCGCCCACAGCATCAGCTCGTGGAAGGGGAACTTGAAGCGACAGACCTCGGGGTCATCCGCGTCaatttccacctcctcctcctttttctttttcgtctttttctttccttttgaccGTGGTTCATCATCCTGACAACACAGAAACATAATGGCAGTTCTGCGTGGGTTGCATTGTTTTATCTACTTGACAGATTTTGTTGTAAAACGGATGGCCCACCTCCATTCCAAGAAGCTTCAGGGCCTTCGGCTGCAGGAAGAGCGCAAAACATCATTAATACCCAAACGTTACTTAATATAATGAGCGAGCTGTTGCCATTCCACCCCCAACCAGTCGTACCCTTTTTAGTCCATACAAATTATTGTAGAGGTTGCGGAAAGCCTTCCTGGTGTAATTGCTCCTGTAAGCTCCCCCCATGAAGCACTCCAGCACCAGACCAATATCAATCACAGTGATCTGATAATCTGGAGGAAGGTTTCCCTGCAAAACCGCCAGAGCAATTGTTATTATAGAAAATGCCTCAAGATGATATATAACCTGAAAAAGTCTTGAATGTACGTTACGCATGAAGAGAACATGTGATTGGGGGGATAATTTTACCTTTTTGACATCCCTCACCACAGCATTGAGGGAATTAGCAGGACCAAGTTTCTGAGggaagagcaaagaaaaaaagaaacaggttCTGTATTTAGTCTCAAGCTAAGATATTTGTCAGATCTGAATTTTAAATGGGTTCAgtctcatttttttattccatttgaAGTGTGTCAGGCCCACCGTGTTGTATAACTCCTCCAGTCTGGGAATGGTGAGGAAGTGGTGAATATTGACCCCATTCTCAAGGAGCAGTTTGACAAAGTCCACTCGGTCGAGCACGAGAGCATCCATCATGGCCTGCTCCAGAGAGTTCACCTACAGCCAGACAGATGACTTAACACGTACACACCACAGCTTTCATTATACATCTATATTTCTACCTAGAGTGAGAACTGTTGCCATAAACTCCACTCTCACCCAACGCATCAACTCCAACTTCCTGGGGTCTGTTTCCTCCGGAGGTTCAGGCTTTGACtttcccttccccttccccttctttcctctgcttttattttgaggaGCACGGGCGGGACTCTTTTGCTTCTCTTGAGCCGCGGCTCCAGAGGTCGTAGCGTTGGCGATAGCACCGGCCGGCTTACCAAGGGAATGAGGTGAAAAAAGGTATCGCAggaatgcaaataaaaatgaattgtcTGCCTTGAGTATTACTTATTCCAGTATTGCTGGAATTTGTGTGTATCTGAGAAACACAACGGAGTTCAGGAGATATCTGTTAAATGCCGCTTAAAGATCCCCACCCACGGTACTGTTGAAGGCATATAAAGCtacttgtcacggtttggttctgcttcctgttttattttgtagtctcatgtctcttgtgtccctgggttagcttcacttcctgccttgtcctgtgattgcatgattgtttccacctgtgtccaatcacctgcacctccctagtgtattttgTCCCCTGTTGCGTCATTGTTAATGTTGAGTTtacccgtcgttggtgcacgtcctgaGTTTTTAGATTCAAGAGCATTTTCTCCTTCCAGCCTGTTGTTTTGGCCAGCATCCTTACTAAGGCCTGGCAGGGCATCTCCGTCCTATTCAAGGATTCCACCACCTTCTGGAACTCCTGCTTGCTCGCCAGTCTCTTGGAGCCGGGAAGGGGGTCTTGGGGCCGAGTCGGGCTGAGACGGGCGTCATGGGAGGCGTAGGTGGCCTGGAGGTGGgcagccagctccagcacctgctcccagcgGCGAGGCGAGGGGGCCGGCGCTAAGCCGAGCAGccagctgcacgctgcgtggccCGCCAAACGCCAGACGAGTTCCCAAAAACCTCTCATTTGggaaaaaccctgctgagtccttaagtggtcgcgtcattctgagTGAGGcgaacccagggacacaagagacatgagactacaaaataaaacgggaagcagaaccaaaccgtgacacttctATGCTTTGAATATTGATAATAAACATCTGTTTTTCCCACCAAGTGAAATAACAATAAGCTAAACACATTTTTAGTGGAAGGAAACTTTGAGGAACGCCATTTGAAAAGCAAAATATTTCCTCCTGTACTGAATACATTTATCAAATGTACTGCACTCATGTGAAATGATTAGTGGACACGGTTCCCATGCGAGCCCCACTTACTGGTAAGTTGTGTCCGTAAACAAATATGTGATTGCGAGCGATGTCCACTCTGTTCCAGGCCAGAGCCAAACTAAGCTGAtcggctgctgctgcatttGTGCCTGATGCCATAGAAACGGaaggatggaaagagagagaatatCGAGCATGTAGTACATGGCAAGAAAAGTATCGCTATGAAGtaatggtacacacacacacacacacacgttgataTGTCTGTTGCATGGCTGCCAGATCATACCTTTTAACAGGGCGGTAAGAATGGCCATTTCAATATCTTGTTGTCCCTCAGAACCCATTCGAAAAACTGTGATCTGCGCGTGAAAACATAAACGGAAAAACAGGAAACCACCgcaaatgtcatgtcatgtcttAACCATACCCTGCAGTGGCTGAATCAGCTGATGACAAACCACCAAAACAAATGAAGTTTTTGGTGAGCGATCTAACTGCAGATGCAAACATGTGGGGATGGACTGATgggagattgttttttttttttcttcagatagACGCTCTCGCTGCAGGCTGAACTCATTTAGCGGGGTCAGACAGCATGAtagtgttttcctttgtttatGGACTCAGCTTTATCTAATGAAATCACGCAGACGGGGCTGTCACATGTGCAGCC
It contains:
- the LOC134131264 gene encoding transient receptor potential cation channel subfamily M member 1-like, which produces MLYNYIILVKMERLPCLQEWTVIAYILTLGSEKVRQILMSEPGKLKQKISVWLEEYWNITDLAAIGTFLLGLMLRLQHEPYMGYGRVIYCIDIIFWYIRVLDIFGVNKYLGPYVMMIGKMVTTFTVL
- the LOC119195989 gene encoding transient receptor potential cation channel subfamily M member 1-like encodes the protein MRGFWELVWRLAGHAACSWLLGLAPAPSPRRWEQVLELAAHLQATYASHDARLSPTRPQDPLPGSKRLASKQEFQKVVESLNRTEMPCQALVRMLAKTTGWKEKMLLNLKTQDVHQRRPAGAIANATTSGAAAQEKQKSPARAPQNKSRGKKGKGKGKSKPEPPEETDPRKLELMRWVNSLEQAMMDALVLDRVDFVKLLLENGVNIHHFLTIPRLEELYNTKLGPANSLNAVVRDVKKGNLPPDYQITVIDIGLVLECFMGGAYRSNYTRKAFRNLYNNLYGLKRPKALKLLGMEDDEPRSKGKKKTKKKKEEEVEIDADDPEVCRFKFPFHELMLWAVLMKRQKMALFLWKRGEEAMAKALVACKLYKAMAHECSESELVDDISQDLENNSK